In one Echinicola marina genomic region, the following are encoded:
- a CDS encoding acylphosphatase: MYKKFKVLGKVQGVFFRKSTQDKAMELGLKGWVRNESDGSVLAIIQGEEEPLKLMEAWLKVGPPRSQVSELMVLEEGYNLQFVSFEIK, encoded by the coding sequence ATGTACAAAAAATTCAAAGTTTTAGGAAAAGTTCAAGGTGTCTTTTTCAGAAAATCCACACAGGACAAGGCAATGGAGCTCGGCTTAAAAGGCTGGGTGCGAAATGAATCTGATGGATCAGTCCTGGCCATCATCCAAGGAGAAGAGGAGCCTTTGAAATTAATGGAAGCTTGGCTGAAAGTAGGCCCACCTAGATCCCAGGTTTCAGAATTAATGGTCCTGGAAGAAGGTTACAATCTTCAATTTGTATCCTTTGAGATCAAATAG
- a CDS encoding IS1595 family transposase, producing MNLIEFTGHFPDEESCEQYIKKYREKSGIRCKNCEKITRHYWFANGRFFECSSCRRRSSLKSGTVMENSKLPLRIWLLAMLFMSATKKGFSCLELQRQLGLSRYETTFRLMHRIRSAMGQRDELYILSDMIEYDECYMETVQENQILGQLKRGKGSQKQTAVAVAAESVPLEDLDSGQKTKRCGYFKMRVMDKVDCESVNAFIRANTVGDVVLFTDKNTAYSKIEEVVATHLAVPSGKESVNDTLKWVHKAISNLKRTLLGVYHMITYKYLQNYLNEFVYRLNRRYFGKGLFERLVIAGTYPYVQ from the coding sequence ATGAACCTTATAGAATTTACGGGCCATTTCCCAGATGAGGAAAGTTGTGAACAATACATCAAGAAATACCGTGAGAAAAGCGGTATACGGTGCAAAAACTGTGAGAAGATAACCCGACACTATTGGTTTGCCAACGGCAGGTTTTTCGAATGCAGCAGTTGTCGGAGACGTTCTTCTCTTAAATCAGGGACGGTAATGGAAAACAGCAAGCTTCCGCTCCGTATCTGGCTGTTGGCCATGCTGTTTATGTCGGCGACCAAGAAAGGGTTTTCCTGCCTTGAGCTCCAGCGGCAACTGGGGCTTAGCCGATATGAGACCACTTTCCGTCTGATGCACAGGATACGGTCAGCCATGGGACAACGAGATGAGCTTTATATCCTCAGTGACATGATTGAATATGACGAGTGTTATATGGAAACCGTACAGGAGAACCAGATCTTGGGTCAGCTTAAACGTGGAAAAGGCAGCCAGAAACAGACCGCAGTAGCGGTGGCGGCCGAATCGGTACCCTTGGAAGACCTGGATTCCGGGCAGAAAACAAAGCGCTGTGGCTATTTCAAAATGAGGGTCATGGACAAAGTGGACTGCGAGAGTGTCAATGCCTTTATCCGGGCCAATACCGTAGGGGATGTGGTACTGTTTACAGACAAGAACACGGCCTACTCGAAAATAGAGGAAGTGGTGGCCACCCATTTGGCCGTTCCATCGGGAAAGGAGTCCGTAAACGACACCTTAAAATGGGTACACAAAGCAATCAGTAATCTTAAAAGAACCCTGTTGGGGGTATATCACATGATAACTTATAAATATTTACAGAACTATTTAAATGAGTTTGTTTACAGATTGAACCGAAGATATTTTGGCAAAGGACTCTTTGAAAGGCTCGTTATTGCGGGCACTTACCCATACGTGCAGTAA
- a CDS encoding vWA domain-containing protein — translation MKGFRFTKYTPNKDPNKSTFENLLEIFLQLITMTGGDVAEALSWLSNLDNRYGLTNPGYGIGDFIDDLKDKGYLTEENQKGEFKITGKSEQQIRKSALEEIFGKLKRGNRGQHRTTHSGQGEERGTDRRPFQFGDNLEQIALTDSLRNAQANHGFGGDFLLTEDDLEVTENEYRTQTSTVLMIDISHSMILYGEDRITPAKKVAMALAELIKTRYPKDTLDIIVFGNDAWQIDIKDLPYLQVGPYHTNTVAGLQLAMDLLRRRKNPNKQIFMITDGKPTCLKVGIKYYKNSFGIDSKILNETLKLAAQCRKLKVPVTTFMIASDPYLKEFVQEFTKVNNGNAYYSSLKGLGHLIFEDYRRNRTKRF, via the coding sequence ATGAAAGGATTTAGATTTACCAAATACACCCCGAATAAGGATCCCAACAAAAGCACCTTTGAAAACCTCTTGGAGATTTTTCTTCAGCTGATTACCATGACTGGAGGAGATGTTGCAGAGGCTTTGAGTTGGCTAAGCAACTTGGACAACCGCTATGGACTTACCAATCCCGGTTATGGCATAGGTGATTTTATAGATGACCTTAAGGACAAAGGATATTTGACTGAGGAAAACCAAAAAGGAGAATTCAAAATCACGGGCAAATCAGAACAGCAGATCAGGAAAAGCGCCCTTGAAGAGATTTTTGGAAAACTCAAAAGAGGTAATAGGGGCCAACATCGCACTACCCACTCTGGCCAAGGAGAGGAGCGGGGTACAGATAGAAGACCTTTTCAGTTTGGTGATAATTTGGAGCAAATTGCCCTGACCGACTCTCTGAGAAATGCCCAAGCAAATCATGGTTTTGGCGGTGACTTTCTTTTGACAGAGGATGATTTGGAAGTGACCGAGAATGAATACCGTACCCAGACCAGCACGGTTTTGATGATCGATATTTCCCACTCGATGATCTTGTACGGGGAAGATAGGATTACCCCGGCCAAAAAGGTAGCGATGGCATTGGCTGAGCTGATAAAAACACGCTACCCTAAAGACACCCTTGATATTATTGTTTTTGGAAATGATGCCTGGCAGATAGATATCAAGGATCTGCCCTATTTGCAGGTTGGCCCATACCATACCAATACCGTGGCCGGACTGCAATTGGCCATGGATTTATTGAGAAGGAGGAAGAATCCCAATAAACAGATTTTTATGATCACGGATGGTAAACCCACCTGTCTGAAAGTAGGTATCAAATATTATAAAAACAGTTTTGGCATCGACAGCAAGATTTTGAACGAAACCCTAAAGCTTGCCGCCCAATGTCGTAAACTCAAAGTCCCTGTAACTACCTTTATGATTGCTTCAGATCCCTACCTAAAGGAGTTTGTGCAGGAATTCACCAAGGTAAATAATGGCAATGCATACTATAGCAGCCTAAAGGGATTGGGACATTTGATTTTTGAAGATTATAGACGTAACCGAACAAAACGCTTTTGA
- a CDS encoding P-loop NTPase family protein, whose amino-acid sequence MTYQQLTNNDLLKIKTLGELKAAGYQARSIKEELRQNLIRKIKAKENVFEGIWGYEDTVIPDIERAILSRHNINFLGLRGQAKTRIARQMTLLLDEYIPVVAGSELNDDPLQPLTSYAKDLIKEKGDDTPIAWWHREERYTEKLATPDVSVADLIGDVDPIKAATMKLSYSDERVIHYGLVPRSHRSIFVINELPDLQARIQVALFNILQEGDIQIRGFKLRLPLDIQFVFTANPEDYTNRGSIVTPLKDRIESQIITHYPKNIEIGKQITGQEAKLHGKPIEQIHVPELMKDLIEQVAVEARHSEYVDEKSGVSARLTITAFENLISAAERRLYLNRENNTVTRIADLIGIIPSITGKVELVYEGEQEGAGLVAYNLIGKAIRTLFASKFPTPEQKKKDKEGNPYVLPLSWFGEGNHLDILASQNDKEYKNALHQVPGLEKITTDFVQSMPEMEKEFYMEFALHGLAEYSQLSKKLLDTGMQFKDLFSSMFDMGAPEEGDFDEDDLN is encoded by the coding sequence ATGACATATCAGCAATTGACCAACAACGATTTATTGAAAATAAAGACCTTAGGAGAACTAAAGGCTGCCGGCTATCAGGCCCGATCTATCAAAGAAGAACTCCGGCAAAACCTGATCAGAAAGATCAAAGCAAAGGAAAATGTTTTTGAGGGCATTTGGGGCTATGAGGATACCGTGATTCCTGATATAGAACGGGCTATACTTTCCAGACACAATATCAATTTTCTCGGATTGAGGGGGCAGGCCAAGACCCGGATTGCCCGGCAGATGACCTTGTTATTGGACGAGTATATTCCAGTGGTAGCAGGATCGGAACTTAATGATGATCCCTTGCAACCTTTGACAAGTTATGCCAAAGATTTGATCAAAGAAAAAGGGGACGATACCCCCATAGCCTGGTGGCACCGGGAAGAAAGGTATACCGAAAAGCTGGCCACACCAGATGTATCTGTTGCAGATCTTATTGGAGATGTGGACCCTATTAAGGCGGCTACGATGAAGCTTTCTTATAGTGATGAGCGAGTGATCCATTATGGTTTGGTTCCTCGATCCCACCGTTCGATTTTTGTGATCAATGAATTGCCTGATCTGCAGGCCAGGATTCAGGTAGCGCTTTTCAATATCCTACAGGAAGGAGATATACAGATCCGGGGTTTTAAGCTCAGGCTTCCATTGGATATCCAGTTTGTGTTCACCGCTAACCCTGAAGATTATACCAATAGGGGAAGTATTGTCACTCCCTTAAAAGACCGGATAGAATCCCAGATCATTACCCATTATCCCAAAAATATTGAAATAGGAAAACAAATTACCGGGCAAGAAGCAAAGCTTCATGGGAAACCAATTGAGCAGATCCATGTACCTGAATTAATGAAAGACCTGATAGAGCAGGTGGCGGTGGAAGCCAGGCATAGCGAATATGTGGATGAGAAAAGCGGGGTATCCGCCAGGTTGACTATTACAGCTTTTGAGAATCTGATTTCAGCAGCAGAAAGGAGATTATACCTCAACAGGGAAAATAATACAGTCACTAGGATCGCAGATCTGATCGGTATCATTCCATCCATTACCGGTAAGGTAGAATTGGTTTATGAAGGTGAGCAAGAGGGAGCTGGACTGGTAGCTTATAACCTAATAGGAAAAGCCATAAGGACATTATTTGCTTCGAAATTTCCCACTCCAGAACAGAAGAAAAAAGATAAAGAGGGCAATCCCTATGTATTGCCACTATCTTGGTTTGGAGAAGGCAATCATTTGGATATCTTGGCCTCGCAAAACGATAAGGAGTATAAAAATGCCTTGCACCAAGTGCCTGGGCTTGAAAAGATCACTACAGATTTTGTACAGTCAATGCCGGAAATGGAGAAGGAATTCTATATGGAATTTGCGCTACATGGCTTGGCAGAATACAGTCAGCTGAGTAAGAAGCTGCTGGACACTGGCATGCAGTTCAAAGACTTATTTAGCAGCATGTTTGACATGGGGGCTCCTGAAGAGGGAGATTTCGATGAAGATGATTTGAATTAG
- a CDS encoding heme-binding domain-containing protein — protein sequence MIKKILLGLIAALIIIQFIRPEKNISNAQPAPMSAEYAIPENVQGILNKACTDCHSNTTEYPWYSNIQPVSWWLDGHIKDGKRHLNFDDFTTLPIARQNHKLEEIIEVIEEGEMPLKSYTALGLHSEAQLSEAEKNTLMSWAKEQMDMLKENYPADSLVMKRRPRPQEENH from the coding sequence ATGATCAAGAAAATACTTTTGGGACTCATTGCAGCGCTCATAATAATCCAGTTTATTAGACCTGAGAAAAATATTTCAAATGCCCAGCCTGCTCCGATGAGTGCGGAGTATGCCATACCGGAAAATGTGCAGGGCATTTTGAACAAGGCTTGTACTGACTGTCACTCCAATACAACCGAATATCCTTGGTATTCCAATATTCAACCTGTGTCCTGGTGGCTGGATGGCCATATTAAGGATGGGAAGAGACACTTGAACTTTGATGATTTTACCACCTTGCCGATAGCGCGACAAAATCACAAATTGGAAGAAATCATCGAGGTAATAGAAGAGGGGGAAATGCCACTAAAATCCTATACAGCCCTTGGCTTACATAGTGAAGCCCAACTTAGTGAAGCGGAAAAAAATACATTGATGAGTTGGGCCAAGGAACAAATGGACATGCTAAAGGAAAATTATCCGGCAGACAGTTTGGTCATGAAAAGAAGGCCAAGACCGCAAGAGGAAAATCATTGA
- a CDS encoding VF530 family protein, producing the protein MEEQPNNPLHGVKLEEIVTVLVNYYGWENLSRKIRINCFINDPSIKSSLKFLRRTPWAREKVEDLYLELLKKR; encoded by the coding sequence ATGGAAGAACAACCCAACAACCCTTTGCATGGGGTAAAGCTCGAGGAGATAGTAACTGTTTTGGTCAATTATTATGGCTGGGAGAATCTCAGCAGGAAAATCAGGATTAACTGTTTCATCAATGATCCCAGTATCAAAAGCAGCCTGAAGTTTTTAAGAAGAACACCTTGGGCCAGGGAAAAGGTAGAAGACCTTTATCTAGAACTTTTGAAAAAAAGATAG
- a CDS encoding DEAD/DEAH box helicase, which yields MKLSSTNQKAILENLGISALNEMQKATLEATEKHQNVMLLAPTGSGKTLAYLLSMLPKLQEKEGVQALILAPTRELVLQIESVLKQMKLPLKVNACYGGHLFSIERKNFSVPPTILVGTPGRIKDHLERGTFNPEHITELVFDEFDKSLELGFTGQMRYIAGQLYQVKNKILVSATNAIDLPYYLDFDEHYTVEAAVEKKPDITVKQLICPRGEKLEGLLKLIKSLNAGQNVIVFANHRDACDRIGEFLEQHRVIFSLFRGGLEQDERESQLTKFRNGSAQVLIATDIASRGIDIPDLDYVVHFQIPPQETTFVHRNGRTARMKATGTSVLLMTETDYLPKYLGYKPEELLLEEAEKNVQPAFATLHINKGKKHKVNKIDLVGFFLQFDFMTKEDLGLIEVKDFFSYVAVSRAKYKQAIEAAKNQKIKRKAIKVTLAK from the coding sequence ATGAAACTTTCAAGCACAAATCAAAAAGCAATTCTGGAAAATCTGGGCATTTCTGCGCTTAACGAAATGCAAAAAGCTACTCTTGAAGCTACTGAGAAGCATCAAAATGTAATGCTTCTTGCTCCTACCGGTAGTGGAAAAACCTTAGCTTATCTCCTAAGCATGCTTCCTAAATTGCAAGAAAAAGAAGGTGTTCAGGCCTTGATTTTGGCCCCCACCAGAGAACTGGTACTACAGATTGAAAGTGTCTTGAAACAGATGAAATTACCCCTGAAAGTGAATGCTTGCTACGGAGGTCATTTGTTTAGCATAGAAAGGAAAAACTTTTCTGTCCCACCAACTATTTTGGTAGGGACACCGGGGCGAATTAAAGATCATTTGGAAAGAGGGACTTTTAATCCCGAGCACATCACTGAGCTTGTTTTTGATGAATTTGACAAATCGCTAGAGCTGGGTTTTACAGGTCAGATGCGCTATATCGCAGGGCAGCTTTACCAAGTGAAAAATAAGATACTGGTTTCGGCAACCAATGCCATTGATTTACCCTATTATTTGGATTTTGATGAGCATTATACGGTAGAAGCAGCGGTGGAGAAAAAGCCTGATATTACTGTGAAGCAGCTGATTTGTCCCAGAGGTGAAAAACTTGAAGGACTCTTAAAGCTGATAAAAAGCCTAAATGCAGGTCAAAACGTTATTGTTTTTGCTAATCACCGGGATGCTTGTGATCGTATAGGGGAGTTTTTGGAGCAACATCGGGTCATTTTTTCCTTATTCAGAGGAGGTTTAGAGCAAGATGAAAGGGAATCCCAACTGACCAAATTCAGAAACGGCAGTGCCCAGGTTTTGATTGCTACGGATATTGCTTCCAGGGGGATTGATATTCCTGATTTGGATTATGTGGTACATTTTCAGATTCCTCCACAGGAAACCACCTTTGTTCACCGAAATGGTAGGACTGCCAGGATGAAAGCGACAGGTACCAGTGTTCTGCTAATGACGGAAACGGACTATTTGCCCAAATATCTAGGGTATAAACCGGAGGAATTGCTTTTGGAAGAAGCAGAAAAAAATGTCCAGCCGGCATTTGCCACCTTGCATATCAATAAAGGGAAAAAACATAAAGTCAATAAAATAGATTTAGTAGGTTTTTTCCTTCAATTTGACTTCATGACAAAAGAGGACCTTGGCCTCATTGAAGTAAAGGATTTCTTTTCATATGTGGCCGTAAGCAGGGCAAAATACAAGCAGGCCATTGAAGCTGCTAAGAACCAAAAAATAAAGCGTAAAGCCATCAAAGTGACCTTGGCCAAGTAG
- a CDS encoding MaoC family dehydratase, which yields MSQLVINSFEEFEKYIGQPLGISDYHKITQDQINKFADATLDHQWIHTDPEKAKVEGAFGNTIAHGYLTLSLVPFLWEQIVQVNNLKMLVNYGIESLRFAQPVVVDSEVRLHAKLANITNLRGTVKTEMEIKLEIKDQKKPAFTGKLVFLYHFK from the coding sequence ATGAGTCAACTTGTAATTAACAGTTTCGAAGAATTCGAAAAATATATCGGTCAACCATTAGGAATCTCTGACTACCATAAGATCACCCAGGATCAAATTAATAAATTCGCGGATGCTACCCTTGACCATCAGTGGATCCATACTGATCCAGAGAAAGCAAAGGTGGAAGGAGCTTTTGGTAATACCATTGCCCATGGATATTTGACCTTGTCTTTGGTGCCTTTTTTATGGGAGCAAATTGTTCAGGTGAATAACTTGAAAATGTTGGTCAACTATGGTATAGAGTCCTTGCGCTTTGCCCAGCCAGTAGTAGTGGACAGTGAAGTGAGACTGCATGCCAAATTGGCCAATATCACCAACTTGAGAGGAACGGTAAAGACTGAAATGGAAATCAAACTGGAGATCAAAGACCAAAAGAAACCGGCTTTTACAGGTAAATTGGTCTTTCTCTATCATTTCAAATAA
- a CDS encoding TonB-dependent receptor domain-containing protein, with amino-acid sequence MKIFYQISLILIAYLFSSGVAFSQKTGALSGQVVDSQGKVMPFANISLLDHETGTLISGVVSDDNGRFSLTVNSGEGMAVLNVSTIGFRAYQSTPFKLNKGMNKDFGVIQLEEEATALDEVEVRSSRPEVIIEADRTVVNIEGTVMAEGSNALEVLGRSPGVYVDGDGNINLNGRSGVIVLLDDRQTYMSSTELADFLRAMPADNIKSIEVINNPPAKYDAEGAAGVLNIKLKKNDYNGTNGSIQVGNYYNGRNAPFAGASLNIKRGKWTTNSSLNYSSWVRDIDLSILRRFQLAEGESVFDQDALLGLGGKSVYFTGGADYQVNEKHTVGINLQASDYNGYNNGNSLTDISSPENNDINHLNAINDADNDNRRFFGNFHYIGNLDTLGTKLSADIDYTTVDGGSLSLLNNDYWVNDATEAGTMDRILTDNTMNYNIFTAKTDFTKPLGEKTKFEAGLKGSWVESNNILEISRSEEEGPFEPDANSNHFIYNENVLAAYTSVKAPLSEKLDFQAGLRLEYSDITGNSVTLNKINKQEYVNLFPSAYLQHKISDKYQITYNINRRITRPNYRLLNPFVFYIDPLTTEQGNPNLKPQYANNFEMSHVIKGAYQFTMAYSKTTNAFGQVMTQDEESRKTTLQMQNFDKSEDFGLRMMLPVEIAEWYSTSNMLQLSYKTYQSQLGDDFLDVSQFSYNVRSQHNVTLPKGFKVELVGMYISPFLEGQLEAKGFGWVDAGITKTFKDDTFALTLNGNDLFRTAGFRGKINFGDINTEIRQYNSQQSLRLTLRWKFSKGENFKVSSRSGSTEERNRLD; translated from the coding sequence ATGAAAATCTTTTACCAAATCTCACTTATTCTAATTGCCTATCTTTTTAGCTCAGGGGTGGCATTTTCACAAAAAACAGGCGCACTGAGCGGGCAGGTAGTCGATAGCCAGGGAAAGGTGATGCCTTTTGCCAATATTTCCCTATTGGATCATGAGACGGGAACACTTATTTCCGGGGTTGTCTCTGACGATAATGGTAGGTTTTCATTAACAGTAAATTCCGGCGAAGGAATGGCCGTGTTGAATGTTTCCACTATTGGATTCAGAGCTTACCAATCCACTCCTTTTAAACTGAACAAAGGCATGAACAAGGATTTCGGTGTAATCCAGCTGGAAGAAGAAGCTACGGCCCTGGATGAGGTGGAAGTAAGAAGCAGCCGACCTGAAGTGATCATAGAAGCGGACAGGACAGTAGTCAATATAGAGGGTACGGTGATGGCAGAAGGCAGCAATGCCTTGGAGGTATTGGGCAGATCCCCTGGCGTATATGTGGATGGTGACGGCAATATCAATCTTAATGGCCGCTCAGGGGTGATCGTCTTATTAGACGACCGTCAGACCTATATGAGCTCTACTGAGCTGGCGGATTTTTTAAGGGCCATGCCTGCTGACAATATCAAAAGCATCGAAGTTATCAATAACCCACCTGCCAAATACGATGCAGAAGGGGCTGCAGGCGTACTGAATATCAAACTAAAGAAGAATGATTATAATGGCACTAACGGCAGCATACAGGTGGGCAATTATTATAATGGCAGAAATGCTCCCTTTGCAGGGGCAAGCCTCAATATCAAACGTGGCAAATGGACTACTAACAGCAGCCTCAATTACAGTTCCTGGGTACGCGATATCGACCTGAGTATCTTAAGGAGATTCCAATTGGCAGAAGGAGAATCGGTATTTGACCAGGATGCCCTGTTGGGCCTTGGTGGTAAAAGTGTCTATTTCACAGGAGGAGCAGATTATCAAGTCAACGAAAAACATACAGTAGGGATAAACCTTCAGGCCTCCGATTATAATGGATATAATAATGGAAACTCCTTGACCGATATTTCAAGCCCTGAAAACAACGATATCAATCATCTCAATGCCATCAATGATGCAGATAACGATAATAGAAGGTTTTTTGGCAACTTTCACTATATAGGTAATCTGGACACATTGGGGACCAAGTTAAGTGCTGATATCGATTACACCACGGTGGATGGTGGATCTTTAAGCCTACTGAACAATGATTATTGGGTGAATGATGCTACAGAAGCAGGCACTATGGACAGGATATTGACCGATAATACGATGAATTACAATATCTTCACGGCCAAAACTGATTTCACCAAACCACTAGGAGAAAAGACCAAATTCGAAGCAGGCTTAAAAGGCAGCTGGGTGGAATCAAATAATATCCTAGAAATCTCCAGAAGTGAAGAAGAGGGACCTTTTGAACCAGATGCAAATAGCAACCATTTTATCTATAATGAAAATGTCTTGGCGGCTTACACCTCAGTAAAAGCTCCTCTAAGTGAAAAGTTAGATTTTCAAGCAGGACTAAGGCTGGAATATTCAGATATCACTGGGAACTCGGTCACTCTGAACAAGATAAATAAGCAGGAATATGTCAACTTATTTCCAAGTGCCTATTTACAGCATAAGATCTCGGATAAATATCAAATCACCTATAATATCAACAGAAGGATCACCAGACCCAATTATAGGCTTTTGAATCCCTTTGTGTTCTATATAGATCCATTGACGACCGAGCAGGGAAACCCCAATTTAAAACCTCAGTATGCCAATAATTTTGAGATGAGCCATGTCATAAAGGGAGCATATCAATTTACCATGGCCTATTCCAAGACCACCAATGCATTTGGACAGGTCATGACCCAAGATGAAGAAAGCCGCAAAACAACCCTTCAAATGCAGAACTTTGACAAATCGGAAGACTTCGGGTTGAGAATGATGCTGCCGGTGGAAATTGCAGAATGGTACAGCACCAGCAATATGCTACAGCTTTCTTACAAAACCTATCAGTCGCAATTGGGGGATGATTTTCTGGATGTATCGCAGTTTTCTTATAATGTCAGAAGCCAACATAATGTCACCTTGCCCAAGGGCTTTAAAGTGGAGCTGGTCGGAATGTACATTAGTCCATTCCTCGAGGGGCAATTGGAAGCCAAGGGCTTTGGCTGGGTAGACGCGGGGATCACCAAAACCTTCAAGGATGATACCTTTGCCCTAACCTTAAACGGGAATGACCTGTTCAGAACAGCTGGCTTCAGGGGAAAGATCAACTTTGGCGATATCAATACGGAAATCCGGCAATACAATAGTCAGCAATCCCTTCGTTTGACACTAAGGTGGAAATTCTCCAAAGGTGAAAACTTTAAGGTTTCTAGCAGAAGCGGTAGCACAGAAGAAAGAAACCGACTGGATTAA
- a CDS encoding superoxide dismutase has translation MAFELPKLPYDVNALEPSIDAKTMEIHHGKHHNAYVAKLNDAIAGTDLEGKSLEELMKVAGSNAAVRNNGGGHYNHSLFWTILSPNGGGAPTGELAAAIDAKFGSFDAFKEEFNKAAATRFGSGWAWLCVDTKKELCVCSSPNQDNPVMDVAECPGTPILGLDVWEHAYYLNYQNRRPDYISAFWDVVNWEEVSKRYAAAK, from the coding sequence ATGGCTTTTGAGTTACCAAAACTACCTTATGATGTCAATGCATTGGAACCAAGTATCGATGCTAAAACAATGGAAATTCACCACGGAAAGCACCACAATGCTTATGTAGCTAAATTGAACGATGCCATTGCCGGTACAGACCTTGAAGGTAAGAGCCTTGAAGAGTTGATGAAAGTAGCTGGCTCAAATGCAGCAGTAAGAAATAATGGTGGTGGCCACTATAACCACTCACTTTTCTGGACGATCCTTTCTCCTAATGGCGGAGGAGCTCCTACAGGTGAATTGGCAGCAGCTATCGATGCCAAGTTCGGTTCATTTGACGCTTTCAAAGAAGAGTTCAACAAAGCTGCCGCTACTAGATTCGGCTCAGGATGGGCTTGGTTGTGTGTAGATACTAAAAAAGAACTTTGTGTATGTTCTTCTCCAAACCAAGACAACCCAGTGATGGATGTAGCTGAGTGTCCTGGTACTCCTATCCTTGGATTGGATGTTTGGGAACATGCTTATTATTTGAACTACCAAAACAGAAGACCTGATTATATCTCTGCTTTCTGGGATGTGGTTAACTGGGAAGAAGTAAGCAAAAGATACGCTGCAGCTAAATAA
- a CDS encoding nucleoside deaminase, protein MELYSPEYFMNEALKQAKLAYEDNEIPVGAVIVCRNRIIARAYNQTEKLTDVTAHAEVLAITAASDALGAKYLTECELFVTLEPCVMCAGASFWAQLGGIHFAASDPKRGFGRLSEQVLHPKTKISSGLMGEESKALLDAFFKKLRK, encoded by the coding sequence ATGGAATTGTATTCCCCTGAATATTTTATGAACGAGGCCCTTAAACAGGCCAAGTTGGCTTATGAAGATAATGAAATACCAGTAGGTGCCGTTATCGTTTGTAGGAACAGGATCATCGCCCGGGCCTATAACCAAACGGAAAAACTCACAGATGTAACGGCCCATGCAGAGGTGCTGGCCATTACAGCCGCTTCAGATGCATTGGGGGCTAAATACCTCACCGAGTGTGAGCTTTTTGTTACCTTAGAACCCTGTGTCATGTGTGCAGGAGCCAGTTTTTGGGCACAACTTGGCGGCATTCATTTTGCTGCATCAGATCCGAAGAGAGGCTTTGGAAGGTTATCAGAGCAAGTGCTGCATCCTAAAACCAAGATTTCAAGTGGTTTAATGGGGGAAGAGTCCAAAGCATTACTGGATGCTTTTTTCAAAAAGTTGAGGAAATAG